From the Candidatus Zixiibacteriota bacterium genome, one window contains:
- a CDS encoding SDR family oxidoreductase, with protein sequence MYPELKGKCALVTGAARGFGRAIAIRLADEGVKVIVNYRRSKGDAEGVVAEIKSRGGQAMAIRADIGKEDSLERLFEVIRSECGHLDIVIANAAFGVPGKLIDTTAKHWDVTLAASARSLLDMAKRAVPLMNDFGRIISITSDGGRRVIPGYGVVGPAKAALESLTRGLAVELAPRGIRVNGVLAGLADTRSSRSIPGADTVISHAKFHTPCGRIVEPEDVAQVVAFLCSNQADMICGQFITVDGGRNIMG encoded by the coding sequence ATGTATCCTGAACTGAAAGGCAAATGTGCGCTGGTGACCGGCGCGGCACGCGGTTTTGGACGGGCGATCGCCATTCGTCTGGCCGATGAGGGGGTCAAGGTGATTGTCAACTATCGACGAAGCAAAGGGGACGCCGAAGGCGTTGTTGCGGAGATCAAGAGCCGCGGCGGGCAGGCGATGGCGATCCGCGCCGATATCGGCAAAGAAGATAGCCTCGAACGCCTGTTCGAGGTCATTCGGTCAGAATGTGGACATCTTGATATAGTAATTGCCAACGCCGCGTTTGGCGTGCCCGGCAAGCTGATCGACACCACCGCCAAACACTGGGATGTCACCCTGGCGGCGTCGGCGCGGTCGCTTCTGGACATGGCCAAGCGGGCGGTGCCTTTGATGAACGACTTCGGTCGAATAATTAGTATCACCAGCGACGGCGGCCGGCGCGTTATCCCCGGCTACGGAGTTGTCGGTCCGGCGAAAGCAGCTCTGGAGTCACTTACGCGCGGATTGGCAGTGGAACTGGCGCCGCGCGGAATCCGAGTCAACGGCGTGCTGGCAGGCCTCGCGGATACGCGCTCGTCGCGCTCGATCCCCGGCGCCGACACGGTTATCTCCCACGCTAAGTTCCATACACCGTGCGGCCGTATTGTCGAGCCGGAGGATGTGGCTCAGGTTGTTGCCTTTCTCTGCTCGAATCAGGCCGACATGATCTGCGGGCAGTTTATTACCGTAGATGGCGGCCGGAATATCATGGGGTGA
- the lipB gene encoding lipoyl(octanoyl) transferase LipB, with protein sequence MSCELRIIDLGRTRYQTAWDFQKDLVRRRAESAVPDCLILTEHEPVITMGRGTDRTNLLVTADNLAARGVDLHEIERGGDITFHGPGQAVLYPIIDLRERGRDVRRYLRDLEQMVIETLADLGLVASVKEGLTGIWVENRKVGAIGVAVSKWISYHGVAINVNTDLDYFKLINPCGITQYPVGSVSQLVGREIKPAHFNELLVQHFADYFGYEAVNAPDGVRYMLDSFLETP encoded by the coding sequence TTGAGTTGTGAACTGCGAATAATAGACCTGGGTCGCACCCGCTATCAGACCGCCTGGGACTTCCAGAAGGATCTCGTCCGGCGGCGGGCCGAGTCCGCCGTCCCGGATTGTCTTATCCTGACTGAACACGAGCCGGTTATCACGATGGGTCGAGGAACGGATCGAACAAATCTGCTGGTCACTGCTGACAATCTCGCGGCACGTGGTGTCGACCTCCACGAAATCGAGCGCGGGGGAGACATTACCTTCCACGGCCCCGGGCAGGCGGTGCTCTATCCGATTATCGATCTGCGAGAGCGTGGCCGCGACGTGCGCCGGTACCTGCGCGATTTGGAACAGATGGTCATCGAGACGCTCGCCGATCTGGGGTTGGTGGCTAGTGTCAAAGAGGGGCTCACCGGTATCTGGGTCGAGAATCGCAAGGTCGGGGCGATCGGCGTGGCCGTGTCAAAGTGGATCTCGTACCACGGTGTGGCGATCAATGTCAATACTGACCTCGACTACTTCAAACTCATCAATCCGTGCGGGATCACACAGTATCCGGTCGGATCGGTTTCGCAGTTAGTCGGGCGCGAGATCAAGCCGGCGCATTTCAATGAACTGTTGGTACAGCACTTCGCAGACTACTTCGGTTATGAGGCCGTTAATGCTCCCGATGGCGTTCGATACATGTTAGATTCCTTCCTAGAAACACCCTGA
- a CDS encoding NIPSNAP family protein translates to MIVVRDVFQLKFGKAKQARQEWKKGAKFLREAGVNKPRLMTDLVGQYYTLVLESTYPSLAAYEKAHLSAGGSKAWAAWYRRFTTLVESGYREIFTVVE, encoded by the coding sequence ATGATCGTAGTACGTGATGTATTCCAACTGAAATTCGGAAAGGCCAAACAGGCCAGACAGGAATGGAAAAAAGGAGCGAAATTTCTTCGCGAAGCTGGCGTCAATAAACCTCGGCTTATGACGGACCTGGTCGGCCAGTATTATACTCTTGTATTGGAAAGCACCTACCCATCGCTCGCAGCGTACGAGAAGGCTCACCTGTCGGCCGGAGGGTCCAAGGCCTGGGCGGCGTGGTATCGGCGATTTACGACACTGGTGGAAAGCGGCTATCGGGAGATTTTTACGGTCGTGGAATGA
- a CDS encoding transketolase, which translates to MFDSWRGFAESKLSEQWHSKLSALTKHGRGDIIKMTSIAGSGHPGGSMSSLETYLTLYHFARVNPREPHADDRDRIIISHGHTSPGVYVALGYAGFYDVDLAIYGFRMAGSPFEGHVERGVPGVEWGTGNLGQGLAVGVGKAIYARLSGHKFHTYVVMGDGEQQKGQIGESRRHVVKYGLNDLTVVIDYNKRQISGAIDKILPQNIRGEWEADGWRVMEIDAHDLDQVYMALHHATHDHHAPHMILAHSIMGKGVSFMENDEAYHGAAVKPDRVVDALKELGVPHDDLDTYQARRKQGPPAEFPPPLAHMLKVNPGTPTTYAPDAKSDNRSAWGKALMSVADANIGREDFRVAVFDCDLTGSVKTNSFAAKYPDNFFQFGITEHATAATAGSLSAEQALSIWADFGVFGIVETYNQARLSDINHANLKLVCTHSGVDVGEDGKTHQCIDYFALLNSTFGWKVITPADPNQTDRAVRHALSTSGNFAIIMGRSVVSVMTDEQGRPFFGDKYVYRYGRMETIRSGERLVLVSAGNILANALDAWNRLAAEGIRVELISVSDWSDLHPDDLAHLATYSDIVVLEDHNVKTGLGTAIGSALAQQGCASRLTKLGVSGYASSGKPADLYRMLGLDGASVALRIKQLIGVIETESVS; encoded by the coding sequence ATGTTTGATTCCTGGCGTGGATTTGCCGAAAGCAAACTCTCCGAGCAGTGGCACAGCAAACTGAGCGCGCTGACCAAACACGGCCGCGGAGATATTATCAAGATGACCTCTATCGCCGGCTCGGGACATCCGGGCGGTTCGATGTCCTCGCTCGAGACATACCTGACGCTGTATCATTTCGCACGGGTCAATCCGAGGGAACCGCATGCTGATGATCGCGACCGGATCATCATCTCGCACGGGCATACCTCTCCGGGCGTTTATGTGGCGCTCGGCTATGCTGGGTTTTACGATGTCGACCTCGCGATCTACGGTTTTCGCATGGCCGGGTCGCCGTTCGAGGGGCACGTGGAACGTGGCGTGCCCGGTGTTGAGTGGGGAACGGGCAATCTCGGCCAGGGGCTGGCGGTGGGTGTCGGTAAGGCAATTTACGCGCGCCTGTCGGGCCATAAGTTCCATACTTACGTGGTCATGGGCGATGGCGAACAGCAGAAGGGGCAAATCGGGGAATCGCGCCGCCACGTTGTCAAGTACGGCCTTAATGATCTGACCGTCGTGATCGATTACAACAAACGTCAAATCTCGGGCGCGATTGACAAAATCCTGCCACAAAACATCCGCGGCGAATGGGAAGCCGACGGCTGGCGGGTGATGGAGATTGACGCGCATGACCTGGACCAGGTTTACATGGCGCTGCACCATGCCACGCACGATCACCACGCGCCGCACATGATCCTGGCGCACTCGATTATGGGGAAGGGGGTGTCGTTCATGGAGAACGATGAGGCCTACCATGGCGCTGCGGTCAAGCCTGATCGAGTTGTCGACGCTCTCAAGGAGCTGGGAGTACCTCATGATGACCTGGACACATATCAGGCGCGTCGCAAGCAGGGACCGCCTGCTGAATTCCCTCCACCTCTAGCACACATGCTCAAGGTGAATCCGGGCACACCGACTACCTATGCGCCAGATGCCAAGAGCGACAACCGCAGCGCCTGGGGTAAGGCGCTTATGTCCGTGGCCGATGCCAATATCGGGCGCGAGGATTTCCGCGTGGCGGTGTTTGACTGTGACCTGACCGGCTCGGTTAAGACCAACTCGTTCGCCGCGAAATATCCGGACAACTTCTTCCAGTTCGGAATCACCGAGCACGCGACTGCTGCGACTGCCGGGTCACTCTCGGCAGAGCAGGCACTTTCCATATGGGCCGATTTCGGTGTCTTTGGCATAGTGGAGACCTACAACCAGGCCCGCCTCAGTGATATCAACCACGCCAATCTCAAACTCGTATGCACGCATTCGGGGGTCGATGTCGGTGAGGACGGTAAGACCCACCAATGTATCGACTACTTCGCGCTGCTTAATTCGACCTTCGGCTGGAAGGTCATCACGCCCGCCGATCCGAACCAGACCGATCGGGCGGTACGCCACGCACTCAGCACAAGCGGCAATTTCGCCATAATCATGGGTCGCTCGGTTGTGTCGGTGATGACGGATGAACAGGGTCGGCCGTTCTTTGGCGACAAGTATGTCTACCGCTATGGCCGGATGGAGACAATCCGCTCCGGCGAGCGCCTCGTACTGGTTTCAGCCGGGAATATACTGGCTAACGCCCTTGACGCCTGGAACCGTCTGGCCGCCGAGGGGATCAGGGTCGAACTGATCTCGGTTTCCGACTGGTCGGACCTTCATCCCGACGATCTCGCTCATCTCGCTACGTACTCCGACATTGTCGTACTGGAAGATCATAATGTGAAGACCGGCCTCGGAACCGCGATCGGCTCAGCCCTCGCCCAGCAGGGATGCGCTTCGCGTCTGACAAAACTGGGTGTGAGCGGCTATGCGTCGTCAGGGAAACCGGCCGACCTGTACCGGATGCTCGGGCTGGATGGCGCCTCGGTGGCTCTCAGGATCAAGCAATTGATTGGCGTGATCGAAACGGAGTCGGTATCATGA
- a CDS encoding thiamine diphosphokinase, with product MDKATCFLTGRYLARDLPYYRGLARGCFKVAVDGGYRFFLRSGMVPDLLIGDFDSLKRLPKKLSARTKVLTYPVNKDKTDTELAVDQCIERGAKSIDIVEPSIGEPDHFLANLFLLTRRCVSLEPKAPKMRLVGPAYEAFFLQDSGIRFSGARGSIVSIIPVSDRIRLTCRGTAFDISGVRISRGETRPARNRIMAARADFQIVGQAFVVRLVSRR from the coding sequence ATGGACAAAGCTACCTGTTTTTTGACCGGCCGCTACCTGGCACGAGACCTGCCGTATTATCGTGGGCTGGCGAGAGGGTGTTTCAAAGTTGCTGTCGACGGCGGCTATCGTTTTTTCCTGCGCTCCGGCATGGTGCCCGATCTCCTGATTGGCGACTTCGATTCGCTGAAACGCCTGCCCAAGAAGCTCAGTGCACGCACGAAGGTGCTCACGTACCCGGTGAACAAAGACAAAACCGATACCGAACTGGCGGTTGATCAGTGTATCGAACGCGGGGCGAAATCAATCGATATTGTAGAGCCAAGTATCGGTGAGCCGGACCATTTTCTGGCTAACCTGTTTCTGCTCACTCGACGTTGCGTCTCGCTTGAGCCCAAGGCTCCGAAAATGCGCCTGGTCGGCCCCGCCTACGAGGCATTCTTTCTTCAGGACAGCGGGATCAGGTTTTCCGGCGCGCGAGGCAGTATCGTTTCGATCATACCGGTGTCCGACCGCATCCGCCTGACCTGCCGGGGGACCGCGTTCGATATCTCCGGCGTGCGGATCAGTCGGGGCGAGACCCGACCTGCGCGCAACCGCATTATGGCCGCGCGAGCCGATTTTCAGATTGTGGGGCAAGCCTTTGTGGTCCGGCTGGTTTCACGGCGTTGA
- a CDS encoding heavy metal-binding domain-containing protein, producing the protein MLKSTTPTIEGHRVIKYHGLVSGDAILGANLFKDLFASIRDIVGGRSEVYEQELQKAREIAVSEMEARAQALGANAIVGIDLDYETIHPGGSGSMLMVNVTGTAVSIERL; encoded by the coding sequence ATGCTGAAATCAACCACGCCCACGATAGAGGGGCACAGAGTCATCAAGTACCATGGCCTGGTCAGCGGCGATGCCATACTGGGCGCGAATCTGTTCAAGGATCTGTTTGCGTCGATTCGAGATATTGTCGGCGGGCGTTCCGAGGTGTATGAACAGGAACTACAGAAGGCGCGGGAAATCGCGGTAAGCGAGATGGAGGCCCGCGCGCAGGCGCTCGGCGCGAACGCAATTGTCGGTATCGATCTCGACTACGAAACGATTCATCCTGGCGGCAGCGGCAGCATGCTGATGGTCAACGTTACCGGCACGGCGGTTTCCATTGAGCGTCTGTGA
- the glk gene encoding glucokinase, with protein sequence MASLLVGFISGSLVELARVSERKDGLRLIGQSVFHVREFSSFDNILKLYVRKSRAEFTTACLGVAGPVIHETVATTNLPWRLSSADLKRDFGFRKVRLVNDVVATAHGLSQLGREKIYMLNSGVEPANGNLGLIAAGTGLGEALIHVEGGKNRPIPSEGGHSDFAPANQLEVELWQYLYSELGRVEVEDVVSYRGLENIFNFLVDTQGGRRGPWLESAEDRPAKIIEMALAGKDETASRAVKVFVDCYASEAASLALKGMTLGGVYIGGHIAPGIVTILDQGRFMRRFVHHGKMENLLRQIPVGVIIEEKTPLLGAAAIGMTL encoded by the coding sequence ATGGCAAGTCTACTGGTCGGATTTATCAGCGGCTCGTTGGTCGAGCTGGCGCGAGTCTCCGAGCGGAAAGACGGCCTCCGCCTGATTGGGCAGTCCGTATTCCATGTACGCGAGTTTTCCAGTTTTGACAATATTCTCAAACTCTACGTGCGCAAAAGCCGCGCGGAGTTCACCACCGCCTGTTTGGGTGTGGCCGGCCCGGTCATACACGAAACTGTCGCCACCACCAATCTTCCGTGGCGACTATCCAGCGCTGATCTGAAGCGCGATTTCGGCTTTCGCAAGGTGCGCCTGGTGAACGACGTAGTCGCCACCGCGCATGGTTTGTCACAACTGGGCAGGGAAAAGATCTACATGCTCAACAGCGGTGTCGAACCGGCCAATGGGAACCTTGGGCTGATCGCTGCCGGTACCGGTCTGGGCGAGGCGCTGATTCATGTCGAGGGCGGCAAGAACCGGCCGATACCGTCCGAGGGCGGCCACTCAGATTTCGCGCCTGCCAACCAACTCGAGGTGGAACTGTGGCAGTATCTCTATTCGGAATTGGGGCGGGTCGAAGTGGAGGACGTTGTATCCTATCGCGGGCTGGAGAACATCTTCAATTTCCTCGTAGACACCCAGGGAGGGCGGCGCGGCCCATGGCTGGAATCAGCCGAGGACCGCCCCGCCAAAATCATCGAGATGGCCCTGGCCGGAAAGGACGAAACCGCCTCGCGGGCGGTCAAGGTCTTTGTCGATTGCTACGCCTCGGAGGCTGCCAGCCTCGCCCTGAAAGGGATGACTCTCGGCGGCGTTTATATCGGCGGCCATATAGCGCCAGGCATTGTCACGATTCTCGATCAGGGCCGGTTCATGCGCCGGTTTGTGCATCACGGCAAGATGGAGAATCTCCTGAGGCAAATTCCGGTCGGTGTGATCATAGAAGAGAAAACTCCGCTGCTGGGCGCGGCGGCAATCGGCATGACCCTGTGA
- the rpe gene encoding ribulose-phosphate 3-epimerase, protein MARLAPSILGADFARLGDEIAGADRAGVDILHLDIMDGHFVPNISFGPSIVKTIDRLTDCYLDVHLMLSEPEKYFEAFVKAGADSITFHLEVHPVPGPHAEQLRQLGVAPGISINPDMPVENVLPFLDQFDYLLIMSVFPGFGGQEFIRGALPKVRTARDYIKRHGLRTQIAVDGGVDSSNAADVVAAGADILVMGSAFFGAKDRAGLVKQIAALK, encoded by the coding sequence ATGGCAAGGCTGGCACCATCTATCTTGGGAGCGGATTTTGCCCGGTTGGGTGACGAAATAGCCGGCGCCGACCGGGCCGGCGTCGATATTCTTCATCTCGACATTATGGACGGCCATTTTGTGCCGAACATCTCCTTCGGGCCGTCAATCGTCAAAACCATCGATCGGCTCACGGACTGCTATCTCGACGTTCATTTGATGCTAAGCGAGCCGGAGAAGTACTTCGAGGCGTTTGTTAAAGCCGGGGCTGACAGCATTACGTTTCATCTTGAGGTTCACCCGGTGCCGGGGCCGCACGCCGAGCAGTTGCGACAACTTGGAGTCGCACCGGGCATTTCTATAAACCCGGATATGCCGGTCGAAAATGTACTTCCGTTTCTGGACCAGTTTGATTACCTGTTAATCATGTCGGTCTTTCCCGGTTTCGGAGGACAGGAGTTTATCCGGGGAGCACTTCCAAAGGTCCGAACCGCGCGAGATTATATCAAGCGTCATGGCCTGCGAACACAGATTGCTGTCGATGGTGGAGTGGATAGCTCAAATGCCGCCGACGTGGTCGCGGCAGGTGCGGACATTCTGGTCATGGGCTCGGCGTTTTTTGGAGCCAAGGACCGCGCCGGGCTGGTCAAACAAATCGCCGCGCTGAAGTAG
- a CDS encoding MFS transporter — MLLNEYDKPTKAHYQILLMSWAGWVFDFYDLILYTFLLTLIGKDLNLSNQDLSYVLGASLAATALGGVVFGVLSDRCGRKTVLQWTILTYSLGTLLCGFATGLWTLIAFRIITGLGVGGEWATGQTYVGETFHPKVRGRYGAYMQTGAPIGIALASVIGGFVAPEIGWRWSFIISVLPAAMVIHIRRSLPESDFWLERRKTAAFSLTNSPTPKSSEQNRLSLLLSKVHRRPFILVLVLATLDMTAYWFTYSWLPGYLQQQRQFSLVKSALWMLVTQTGGFLGYTSFGFVADKLGRRPAYSIYCFIMALGLLMITLMWDAIAANPTVILLFMFLVGFGTGMFGGYGPLISELFPTGIRSTAMGAAFNIARGLQFFTPVTIARIAEKHGLGTGISLAAIFALLTGIWIWTFPETRGKRLDSA; from the coding sequence ATGCTTCTCAATGAGTACGACAAACCCACCAAAGCTCATTATCAGATTCTGTTGATGAGTTGGGCAGGGTGGGTGTTCGACTTCTATGATCTTATTCTCTACACTTTTCTGCTGACTCTCATCGGCAAAGACCTAAACCTTTCCAACCAGGATCTCTCATACGTACTAGGGGCGTCGCTGGCCGCGACCGCGCTCGGAGGTGTGGTATTCGGGGTGCTTTCTGATCGCTGCGGACGGAAGACGGTATTGCAGTGGACGATTCTGACATACAGCCTGGGGACGTTATTGTGCGGCTTTGCCACCGGTTTGTGGACGCTGATCGCGTTCAGGATAATCACCGGACTTGGCGTTGGCGGAGAATGGGCAACCGGACAGACGTATGTAGGCGAGACCTTTCATCCTAAAGTCCGAGGCAGATACGGCGCATACATGCAAACCGGCGCGCCGATCGGCATCGCGCTGGCTTCGGTCATCGGCGGCTTCGTCGCGCCGGAGATTGGCTGGCGGTGGTCGTTCATCATATCAGTTTTGCCGGCAGCGATGGTAATTCATATCAGAAGGAGTCTCCCAGAGTCTGATTTCTGGCTGGAACGGAGAAAGACGGCCGCTTTCAGCCTGACGAATTCCCCTACGCCGAAATCGAGTGAGCAGAACAGGCTTAGCCTACTTCTCTCCAAGGTTCACCGCAGACCGTTTATACTTGTGCTAGTTCTTGCGACCCTCGACATGACCGCCTACTGGTTCACGTATTCATGGCTGCCGGGCTATCTCCAACAGCAGCGGCAGTTTTCGCTCGTGAAGTCGGCGCTGTGGATGCTTGTCACCCAGACCGGCGGCTTTCTCGGCTATACATCATTCGGTTTCGTAGCGGACAAACTCGGGCGAAGGCCGGCATACTCGATCTACTGTTTCATCATGGCTCTCGGCCTGTTGATGATAACGCTCATGTGGGATGCGATCGCAGCGAATCCGACAGTCATACTGCTGTTCATGTTTCTTGTGGGTTTCGGCACTGGGATGTTCGGCGGTTATGGGCCGCTGATCTCTGAGTTGTTTCCGACCGGAATCCGAAGCACGGCGATGGGAGCGGCGTTCAATATCGCCCGTGGGCTTCAGTTCTTCACGCCGGTGACTATCGCCAGAATCGCAGAGAAGCACGGTCTCGGCACAGGGATATCATTAGCGGCGATTTTCGCGCTCCTGACAGGAATTTGGATTTGGACCTTTCCGGAGACCAGGGGTAAGCGCTTGGACTCGGCATAA